CACGCGAGAAGTTGTCCAAGATCGCGACACGGTGCCCCTTAGCACGTAGTATCGGCACAAGATTCGCACCGATGAAACCGCAACCGCCAGTAACCAACACGTTTCCCATATCAAATTCCTTTTTGTTTACTACGCTCTTCTTCTGCACTGGTCCAGAATGATGTACACACGATCTTCGTACGGTCACAACGGTCAGCGTATTTTTTAGCTACATCGGCTACTTCAAGCAGAAGACCGTTTTCCAATGTTGTCGGTTTCAAACCTAAATCCAGGAAGCATTTGTTCTCGACGTGAAGATCATTTTCGTCGTCTTCCTTACGCGGATTAGGTAGGTAACTAATTTGCGTACCAGTGAGACGGGAAACCAGTTCCGCCAGTTCTTGGACACGATGGGTTTCGGTCATTTGATTGAAGATTTTTACTTTTTCACCATGCTTGGGTGAGTTGGCAAGAGCTATCTCTATACAGCGCACGGTATCCCGAATGTGTATGAAGGCGCGTGTCTGACCTCCGGTTCCGTGCACGGTGAGCGGAAAACCAATTGCGGATTGCATGAGGAAACGATTAAGTACTGTACCGTAGTCGCCATCGTAATCGAAGCGATTAATAAGTCTCGGGTCCAATTCCGTTTCAAGGGTATTAGTGCCCCAGACAATGCCTTGGTGCAGGTCGGTGATGCGAATACCATCGTTCTTGTTATAGAAGGCAAACATC
Above is a genomic segment from Pseudomonadota bacterium containing:
- a CDS encoding NAD-dependent epimerase/dehydratase family protein gives rise to the protein MKVLVLGGDGFCGWPTALHLSSIGHDVIIVDNLSRRKIDIELEVESLTPIAPMSIRLAAWKERTGKQIGFYNIDVSKQYRVLLDLIVNEKVDAIIHFAEQRAAPYSMKGSKGKRYTVDNNLNATNNVLCAIVESGRDVHLVHLGTMGVYGYGTAGMKIPEGYFKVQVVTDTGDIVEQEILYPANPGSVYHMTKTQDALMFAFYNKNDGIRITDLHQGIVWGTNTLETELDPRLINRFDYDGDYGTVLNRFLMQSAIGFPLTVHGTGGQTRAFIHIRDTVRCIEIALANSPKHGEKVKIFNQMTETHRVQELAELVSRLTGTQISYLPNPRKEDDENDLHVENKCFLDLGLKPTTLENGLLLEVADVAKKYADRCDRTKIVCTSFWTSAEEERSKQKGI